From Burkholderia pseudomultivorans, the proteins below share one genomic window:
- a CDS encoding LysR family transcriptional regulator, translating to MDYIDKLRIFRSVVELRSFTRAADMHGLARPVVSRAVADLEARFGGRLLHRTTRQVSLTETAERLYERCAAVLDELDALELEAQTQTREPEGLLRLVVHTTAALNQLVPLIAGFKSAHPKLRLDVTLTERPVDLVGEGYDIGIVVPYMLTSETTVVRLIARIPFVIVATPAYLRTHPRPATPADLADHPFVPLSPSLRRPALSFRVDGDILTVPFRFDISSNSPVFNREMVMHDFGIGVVPKTLVSAELASGALVPLLEDAELLDAFVEIKLAYANRALLPAKVKAFIDYTTRYCERENWITSMAA from the coding sequence ATGGACTATATCGACAAGCTGCGGATCTTCCGGTCGGTGGTGGAACTGCGCAGCTTCACGCGCGCCGCCGACATGCACGGTCTCGCCCGCCCGGTCGTGTCGCGCGCGGTCGCGGACCTCGAGGCGCGCTTCGGCGGCCGGCTGCTGCACCGGACCACGCGCCAGGTGTCGCTGACCGAAACGGCCGAGCGTCTCTACGAACGCTGCGCGGCCGTGCTCGACGAGCTCGACGCGCTCGAACTCGAGGCGCAGACGCAGACGCGCGAACCCGAAGGGCTGCTGCGCCTGGTCGTGCACACGACGGCCGCGCTGAACCAGCTCGTGCCGCTGATCGCCGGCTTCAAGAGCGCGCACCCGAAGCTGCGCCTCGACGTGACGCTGACCGAGCGGCCCGTCGATCTCGTCGGCGAAGGCTACGACATCGGCATCGTCGTGCCGTATATGCTGACGAGCGAAACGACCGTCGTGCGGCTCATCGCGCGGATTCCGTTCGTGATCGTCGCGACGCCCGCGTATCTGCGCACGCATCCGCGCCCCGCCACGCCGGCCGATCTCGCCGATCATCCGTTCGTGCCGCTGTCGCCGTCGCTGCGCCGGCCCGCGCTGTCGTTCCGCGTCGACGGCGACATCCTGACCGTGCCGTTCCGCTTCGACATCTCGTCGAACAGCCCCGTGTTCAACCGCGAGATGGTGATGCACGATTTCGGCATCGGCGTCGTGCCGAAAACGCTCGTCAGCGCCGAACTCGCGTCGGGCGCGCTGGTGCCGCTGCTCGAAGACGCCGAGCTGCTCGACGCGTTCGTCGAGATCAAGCTCGCCTACGCCAACCGCGCGCTGCTGCCCGCCAAGGTCAAGGCATTCATCGACTACACGACCCGCTACTGCGAGCGCGAAAACTGGATCACGTCGATGGCGGCCTGA
- the yfcF gene encoding glutathione transferase, whose translation MQTGNLRLYADAQYASPYAMSVFVALEEKTLPYELVTVDLGNRAHFAPDYAATSLTQRVPTLVHDDFALSESSAITEYLDETFPGVRLYPVDPRQRARARQVQAWLRSDLMPIRTERSTEVLFYGPSSEPLSKLAQAAAQKLFAAADKLLAPGAANLFGEWSIADVDLAVMLNRLVLNDDRVPQRLADYARAQWERPSVQRWVKLKRPPL comes from the coding sequence GTGCAAACCGGTAATCTCCGTCTCTACGCGGACGCGCAATACGCGAGCCCTTACGCGATGTCCGTATTCGTCGCGCTCGAGGAAAAGACGCTGCCTTACGAACTGGTGACTGTCGATCTCGGCAACCGCGCGCACTTCGCGCCCGACTATGCGGCGACCTCGCTGACGCAGCGCGTGCCGACGCTCGTGCACGACGATTTCGCGCTGTCGGAGTCGTCGGCGATTACCGAATATCTCGACGAGACTTTCCCCGGCGTGCGGCTCTATCCGGTCGATCCGCGCCAGCGCGCGCGGGCGCGGCAGGTGCAGGCGTGGCTGCGCAGCGACCTGATGCCGATCCGCACCGAACGGTCGACCGAAGTGCTGTTCTACGGCCCGTCGAGCGAGCCGCTGTCGAAGCTCGCGCAGGCCGCCGCGCAGAAGCTGTTCGCGGCCGCCGACAAACTGCTCGCGCCGGGCGCGGCGAACCTGTTCGGCGAGTGGAGCATTGCCGACGTCGATCTCGCGGTGATGCTGAACCGTCTGGTGCTGAACGACGATCGGGTGCCGCAGCGTCTGGCCGACTATGCGCGCGCGCAATGGGAGCGGCCGTCGGTGCAGCGCTGGGTGAAGCTGAAGCGGCCGCCGCTGTGA
- a CDS encoding LysE family translocator produces the protein MPPMSTLLAFGLVSLGMVLTPGPNMIYLISRSICQGRRAGLLSLGGVALGFVFYMFCAAFGITALVLTVPYAYDALRVAGALYLAYLAWQALKPGGRSAFQVRQLPHDSRLKLFTMGFVTNLANPKIAVMYLSLLPQFISPGHGSVLAQSLALGCVQIAVSVSVNALIASMAGSIAEFLARRPGWALVQRWLMGTVLAGLAVRIALESRS, from the coding sequence GTGCCGCCGATGTCCACCCTGCTCGCTTTCGGACTCGTGTCGCTCGGCATGGTCCTGACGCCCGGGCCCAACATGATCTACCTGATCTCGCGGTCGATCTGCCAGGGCCGACGCGCGGGCCTGCTGTCGCTCGGCGGCGTTGCGCTGGGCTTCGTGTTCTACATGTTTTGCGCGGCATTCGGCATCACCGCACTCGTGCTGACCGTGCCGTACGCGTACGACGCGTTGCGCGTTGCCGGCGCGCTGTATCTCGCCTATCTCGCGTGGCAGGCGCTCAAGCCGGGCGGACGCTCGGCGTTCCAGGTCCGGCAGTTGCCGCACGACAGCCGTCTGAAACTGTTCACGATGGGCTTCGTCACGAACCTCGCGAACCCGAAGATCGCGGTGATGTATCTGTCGCTGCTGCCGCAGTTCATTTCACCGGGACATGGCAGCGTCCTCGCGCAATCGCTCGCGCTCGGCTGCGTGCAAATCGCGGTGAGCGTCAGCGTCAATGCGCTGATCGCGAGCATGGCCGGCTCCATCGCGGAATTTCTTGCGCGTCGGCCGGGCTGGGCGCTGGTGCAGCGCTGGCTGATGGGCACGGTGCTGGCCGGGCTCGCGGTACGCATCGCGCTGGAATCGCGCAGCTAG
- a CDS encoding LysR family transcriptional regulator has product MTLAQLQALAAVVELGSLTAAADRLNRSQSAISHALTELEDLTGVKLLVRDRQPVVLTAAGERLWPYVRNVVREAQTLRQQFSLSRGKLEGRLVVASLPSVSLAFVAPALEALKQMHPGVSAVLLEGTDAEVEGWIEDGTADVGVVAGSNTFANHWPLLDEDFVAVAAAGTFDDRKSVSARHLSAQPFIFSKAGCGPVIADYFARGGVPLRAAFNVVEMRTILSMAEAGMGVSIVPRITLTYTPFAGRVLTLSPKLQRSVRLAWNRTGNAVTDEFVRLVAEQRAKAGTARGKRTSKRASKEK; this is encoded by the coding sequence ATGACGCTCGCCCAGTTGCAGGCGCTCGCCGCCGTGGTCGAACTCGGCTCGCTGACGGCCGCTGCCGACCGGCTCAACCGCAGCCAGTCCGCGATCAGTCACGCGCTGACCGAACTGGAGGACCTCACGGGGGTCAAGCTGCTCGTGCGCGACCGTCAGCCCGTCGTACTGACGGCGGCCGGCGAACGCCTGTGGCCGTACGTGCGCAACGTGGTGCGCGAAGCGCAGACGCTGCGCCAGCAGTTCAGCCTGTCGCGCGGCAAGCTCGAAGGCCGGCTGGTGGTCGCGTCGCTGCCGAGCGTGTCGCTCGCGTTCGTCGCACCCGCGCTCGAGGCGCTGAAGCAGATGCATCCGGGCGTGTCGGCAGTGCTGCTCGAAGGCACCGACGCGGAAGTCGAAGGATGGATCGAGGACGGCACCGCCGATGTCGGCGTGGTGGCGGGCAGCAACACCTTCGCGAACCATTGGCCGCTGCTCGACGAGGACTTCGTCGCGGTCGCGGCGGCCGGCACCTTCGACGATCGCAAGAGCGTGTCGGCAAGGCACCTGTCCGCGCAGCCGTTCATTTTCTCGAAGGCCGGTTGCGGGCCCGTGATCGCGGATTACTTTGCGCGCGGCGGCGTGCCGCTGCGGGCCGCCTTCAACGTGGTCGAGATGCGCACGATCCTGTCGATGGCCGAGGCCGGCATGGGCGTGTCGATCGTGCCGCGCATCACGCTCACCTACACGCCGTTCGCCGGCCGCGTGCTGACGCTGTCGCCAAAGCTGCAGCGTTCGGTGCGGCTGGCGTGGAACAGGACCGGCAATGCGGTCACCGACGAATTCGTCAGGCTCGTCGCTGAACAGCGCGCGAAAGCCGGCACGGCGCGCGGAAAACGAACCTCGAAGCGGGCATCAAAAGAAAAGTAG
- a CDS encoding efflux transporter outer membrane subunit, which produces MKKLLVALAVSAFAAGCAVQPAQHPALHDSVRTLAPTAWDTEVPRADIDAAAWWAQFRDPVLDRLIATVLDDNLDLQAAAERVKQAQALTVQKRAVLLPELDATAHASDARQNVPPPLGYVKQAGAGLALSWSPDVFGGERLDLLAAQAALVGQKHAEDAMRLALAADAAAAYVDLRWAQQELKILQDNATIRQHALELTRKRQTFGLSTELDVTRAQNQLDALEARIPPTQAQIAHQLNLIAVYAGRTPESVDRLVLAQPGDIPAPPAGSPQTLPSQALLRRPDVLAAYAQVEQRAAQVGVAKAERYPKFSLNLTDGILAASYLGLPTLTDNLFSAALSATSPIFNAGRITADIAQSESRMRESELGLRQTMLQALREVEDARANLVSTDQATRRLDSALAASDKALGLANQLYKGGATDFLDVLSAQEVYLRDSDSLNQVKREHALAAVALYRSLGGGWSRNEAGEAAEAVARN; this is translated from the coding sequence ATGAAAAAGCTACTCGTCGCGCTCGCCGTCAGCGCGTTCGCCGCCGGTTGCGCGGTGCAGCCGGCGCAGCATCCCGCGTTGCACGACTCGGTCCGGACGCTTGCGCCGACCGCGTGGGATACCGAGGTCCCGCGTGCGGACATCGACGCCGCCGCGTGGTGGGCGCAATTCCGCGACCCCGTGCTCGACCGCCTGATCGCAACCGTGCTCGACGACAACCTCGACCTGCAGGCGGCCGCCGAGCGCGTGAAGCAGGCGCAGGCGCTGACCGTGCAGAAGCGCGCGGTGCTGCTGCCCGAGCTCGACGCGACCGCGCATGCGTCCGACGCGCGCCAGAACGTTCCGCCGCCGCTCGGCTACGTGAAGCAGGCCGGCGCGGGCCTCGCGCTGAGCTGGTCGCCCGACGTGTTCGGCGGCGAACGGCTCGACCTGCTGGCCGCACAAGCCGCGCTGGTCGGGCAGAAGCATGCGGAAGACGCGATGCGGCTCGCGCTCGCGGCCGATGCGGCCGCCGCGTACGTCGACCTGCGCTGGGCGCAGCAGGAACTGAAGATCCTGCAGGACAACGCAACGATCCGCCAGCATGCGCTCGAACTCACGCGCAAGCGGCAGACGTTCGGGCTGTCGACGGAACTCGACGTCACGCGCGCGCAGAACCAGCTCGATGCGCTCGAAGCGCGGATTCCGCCGACGCAGGCGCAGATCGCGCATCAGCTCAATCTGATTGCCGTGTATGCGGGGCGCACGCCCGAATCGGTCGACCGGCTCGTGCTCGCGCAGCCCGGCGATATTCCCGCGCCGCCGGCCGGCTCGCCGCAGACGCTGCCTTCGCAGGCGCTGCTGCGTCGCCCCGACGTGCTGGCCGCGTATGCGCAGGTCGAGCAGCGGGCAGCGCAGGTCGGCGTGGCGAAGGCCGAGCGCTATCCGAAGTTCTCGCTGAACCTGACCGACGGGATTCTCGCGGCCTCGTATCTCGGGCTGCCGACGCTGACCGACAACCTGTTCAGTGCGGCCCTCAGTGCGACGAGCCCGATTTTCAATGCCGGAAGGATCACCGCCGATATCGCGCAAAGCGAAAGCCGGATGCGCGAATCGGAACTCGGCTTGAGGCAGACGATGCTGCAGGCGTTGAGGGAGGTCGAAGATGCGCGCGCCAATCTGGTCAGTACGGACCAAGCGACACGGCGGCTCGACAGCGCGCTGGCCGCTTCGGACAAGGCGCTCGGGCTGGCCAATCAGCTCTACAAGGGCGGTGCGACGGATTTTCTGGATGTGCTGTCCGCGCAGGAGGTGTATCTGCGCGACTCGGATTCGCTCAATCAGGTGAAGCGCGAGCATGCGCTCGCGGCGGTCGCGCTGTATCGGTCGCTGGGCGGCGGGTGGAGCAGGAATGAGGCGGGGGAAGCAGCGGAAGCCGTGGCGAGGAATTGA
- a CDS encoding DUF6630 family protein codes for MVRLFRRWFGNSKAVDANNPPEPAEPSISDAEMLRDYFSPSPEALSALADLVEIIVKPLDAATRERLVAYVHHAEPGEDASSILDWVLTRDVSTTPEVIDTSDWCLCISVDWRASDNIEWQANQMLDTLGVAERWTWSADGDVPAGLSVLGRWLHDRGYVLLHLDNGSDEYTAFAVGHEDLDRVLALAKAAGADISTDIEFRS; via the coding sequence ATGGTCCGTCTTTTCAGGCGCTGGTTCGGTAACAGCAAGGCAGTCGACGCGAATAACCCGCCTGAGCCGGCAGAGCCGTCGATTTCCGATGCCGAGATGCTGCGCGACTACTTCTCGCCGTCGCCAGAGGCCTTGTCGGCCCTCGCCGATCTCGTGGAAATCATCGTCAAGCCGCTCGACGCCGCCACACGCGAGCGCCTCGTCGCGTATGTACACCACGCGGAGCCGGGCGAGGACGCGTCGTCGATACTCGACTGGGTGCTCACGCGCGATGTCAGCACGACGCCGGAAGTCATCGACACTTCCGACTGGTGCCTGTGCATCTCGGTCGACTGGCGCGCGTCGGATAACATCGAATGGCAGGCAAACCAGATGCTGGATACGCTGGGCGTCGCGGAGCGCTGGACCTGGAGCGCCGACGGCGACGTTCCCGCCGGATTGAGCGTGCTGGGTCGATGGCTGCACGACAGGGGTTATGTGCTGCTGCACCTCGACAACGGATCCGATGAATACACGGCGTTCGCCGTCGGGCATGAGGACCTCGATCGGGTACTCGCGCTTGCGAAGGCCGCCGGCGCCGATATCTCGACGGACATCGAGTTTCGCTCATAA
- a CDS encoding MarR family winged helix-turn-helix transcriptional regulator: protein MHMTTLTDDDCFAIRQAARRISQFYERYLSRAGVTPSQYSILALLRERPGLTMATLSAVLVIERTALLRALRPLIGAALVAGRTEPRCRRQTFALTAQGETKIAEAHAHWRDAQQAFERRFGPQQAARLRDELFRITHNLPER, encoded by the coding sequence ATGCACATGACGACCCTCACCGACGACGATTGCTTCGCGATCCGGCAGGCCGCCCGCCGGATCTCGCAGTTCTACGAACGCTACCTGTCGCGGGCAGGCGTCACGCCGTCGCAATACAGCATTCTCGCGCTGCTGCGCGAACGCCCGGGATTGACGATGGCGACGCTGTCGGCCGTGCTGGTGATCGAGCGCACCGCGCTGCTGCGCGCGCTGCGGCCGCTGATCGGCGCGGCGCTGGTCGCGGGGCGGACCGAGCCGCGCTGCCGCCGGCAGACCTTCGCGCTCACCGCGCAAGGCGAGACGAAGATCGCCGAAGCGCACGCGCACTGGCGCGACGCGCAGCAGGCGTTCGAGCGGCGCTTCGGGCCGCAGCAGGCGGCGCGCCTCAGAGACGAGTTGTTCCGGATCACGCACAACCTGCCGGAACGTTGA
- a CDS encoding DHA2 family efflux MFS transporter permease subunit, which yields MNTAFTGDPASQPIRQRVFAFALMCVGFFMATLDIQIVASSLRDIGGGLSASQDELSWVQTAYLIAEIIVIPMSGWLSKVMSTRWLFVASAVGFTITSMLCGLAWDIDSMILFRGLQGALGAAMIPTVFTTAFVLFPGRQRLIASTTIGALASLAPAIGPVIGGWITDQWSWHWLFYLNLVPGIAVAALVPRYVHIDEPNVGLLKRGDYLGIALMSGFLGCLEYVLEEGPRKNWFSDHVIVGCAWIAGICGFLFIVHALSADEPIVDLRALAVRNFGIGSLLSFVTGIGIFVTVFLTPLFLAQVRAFSSLQIGIALLSVGAFQLIALCAYAFAARYLSLRALLVFGLVCFGLGCYLYTPITHDWGWRELLLPQALRGIGQQFSVPPIVTMALGSLPQSRLKSASGLFNLMRNLGGAIGIAVSATMLNDRLNFHYLRLNEHVSAGEPQIASLLDRQAAYWASVAGNTLNTAQAGLANLHRLIYREALTLTYADAYYALSLCFVVALIAVVFSKPISLNAPPPDAH from the coding sequence ATGAACACCGCTTTCACCGGCGACCCCGCGTCGCAACCGATCCGGCAGCGCGTCTTCGCGTTCGCGCTGATGTGCGTCGGCTTCTTCATGGCGACGCTCGACATCCAGATCGTCGCATCGTCGCTGCGCGACATCGGCGGCGGACTGTCCGCGAGCCAGGACGAGCTGTCGTGGGTGCAGACCGCGTACCTGATCGCCGAGATCATCGTGATCCCGATGTCGGGCTGGCTGTCGAAGGTGATGTCGACGCGCTGGCTGTTCGTCGCGTCGGCGGTCGGCTTCACGATCACGAGCATGCTGTGCGGCCTCGCGTGGGACATCGACTCGATGATCCTGTTTCGCGGCCTGCAGGGCGCGCTCGGCGCCGCGATGATCCCGACCGTGTTCACGACCGCATTCGTGCTGTTCCCCGGCCGGCAGCGGCTGATCGCGTCGACGACGATCGGCGCGCTCGCATCGCTCGCGCCGGCGATCGGGCCCGTGATCGGCGGCTGGATCACCGATCAGTGGTCGTGGCACTGGCTGTTCTACCTGAACCTCGTGCCGGGCATCGCGGTGGCCGCGCTGGTGCCGCGCTACGTGCATATCGACGAGCCGAACGTCGGCCTGCTCAAGCGCGGCGACTATCTCGGCATCGCGCTGATGTCGGGCTTTCTCGGCTGCCTCGAATACGTGCTCGAGGAAGGCCCGCGCAAGAACTGGTTCAGCGATCACGTGATCGTCGGCTGCGCGTGGATCGCCGGCATCTGCGGCTTCCTGTTCATCGTTCATGCGCTGAGCGCGGACGAGCCGATCGTCGACCTGCGCGCGCTTGCCGTGCGCAACTTCGGGATCGGCAGCCTGCTGTCGTTCGTGACGGGCATCGGGATCTTCGTGACGGTGTTCCTGACGCCGCTGTTTCTCGCGCAGGTGCGCGCGTTCAGCTCGCTGCAGATCGGCATCGCGCTGCTGTCGGTCGGGGCGTTCCAGTTGATCGCGCTCTGCGCGTATGCGTTCGCGGCGCGCTACCTCAGCCTGCGCGCGCTGCTCGTGTTCGGGCTGGTCTGCTTCGGTCTCGGCTGCTACCTGTATACGCCGATCACGCACGACTGGGGCTGGCGCGAACTGCTGCTGCCGCAGGCGCTGCGCGGCATCGGCCAGCAGTTCAGCGTGCCGCCGATCGTGACGATGGCGCTCGGCTCGCTGCCGCAGTCGCGGCTGAAATCAGCCAGCGGCCTGTTCAACCTGATGCGCAATCTCGGCGGTGCGATCGGCATCGCGGTCAGCGCGACGATGCTCAACGACCGGCTGAACTTCCACTATCTGCGCCTGAACGAGCACGTGAGCGCCGGCGAGCCGCAGATCGCGTCGCTGCTCGATCGCCAGGCCGCGTACTGGGCGTCGGTCGCCGGCAATACGCTGAACACCGCGCAGGCCGGGCTCGCGAACCTGCACCGGCTGATCTATCGCGAAGCGCTGACGCTCACCTATGCGGATGCGTACTACGCGCTGTCGCTGTGCTTCGTCGTCGCGCTGATCGCCGTCGTTTTCTCCAAACCCATTTCGCTGAACGCGCCGCCGCCCGACGCGCACTGA
- a CDS encoding HlyD family secretion protein encodes MDTTQTAASREAATIEPPAKQRRRVPWMRIATGAVVVVIVAAALDWLFVLRFQERTDDAYVGGDVTVLAPKVNGFVDRILVTDNQRVKAGDVLVQLDARDYDAKLAQAGAEVDSARAAVAELEAKQQLQYAVIGQHAADRSASSAELTRAASDRVRYRELVKSDAVSNQIVERADADYTKADAAVARSDAALLASKRQLDVLGAQLADARARVNTALAAQRVAALNVEYTTIRSPVDGYVGNRTGRVGMLANVGVPLLTIVPATGLWIDANFKEDQLRKMRAGDRVDVTLDASGTPLHGRIDSLAPATGATFSVLPPENATGNFTKIVQRVPVRVHLDPQPGLERVLRPGLSAVVTVHTAHAN; translated from the coding sequence ATGGATACGACCCAAACTGCGGCTTCCCGCGAGGCAGCCACAATCGAACCGCCCGCGAAGCAGCGTCGTCGCGTGCCGTGGATGCGGATCGCGACCGGCGCCGTCGTCGTCGTGATCGTGGCGGCCGCGCTCGACTGGCTGTTCGTGCTGCGCTTCCAGGAGCGCACCGACGACGCCTACGTCGGCGGCGACGTGACGGTGCTCGCGCCGAAGGTCAACGGCTTCGTCGACCGGATCCTCGTGACCGACAACCAGCGCGTGAAGGCCGGCGACGTGCTCGTGCAGCTCGATGCGCGCGACTACGACGCGAAGCTCGCACAGGCCGGCGCGGAAGTCGACAGCGCCCGCGCGGCCGTCGCCGAGCTCGAAGCGAAGCAGCAGCTGCAATACGCGGTGATCGGCCAGCATGCGGCCGACAGGAGCGCCTCGTCGGCGGAGCTCACGCGCGCCGCGTCGGATCGCGTGCGCTACCGCGAGCTCGTGAAATCCGACGCGGTGTCGAACCAGATCGTCGAGCGCGCCGATGCCGATTACACGAAGGCGGATGCGGCCGTCGCGCGCAGCGACGCCGCGCTGCTCGCATCGAAGCGCCAGCTCGACGTGCTCGGCGCGCAGCTCGCCGATGCGCGGGCGCGCGTGAACACCGCACTGGCCGCGCAGCGCGTCGCCGCGCTCAACGTCGAGTACACGACGATCCGCTCGCCGGTCGACGGCTATGTCGGCAACCGCACCGGCCGCGTCGGGATGCTCGCCAACGTCGGCGTGCCGCTGCTGACGATCGTGCCCGCGACGGGGCTGTGGATCGACGCGAACTTCAAGGAGGACCAGCTGCGCAAGATGCGCGCCGGCGATCGCGTCGACGTGACGCTCGATGCGTCGGGCACGCCGCTGCACGGCCGCATCGACAGCCTCGCGCCCGCGACCGGCGCGACCTTCAGCGTGCTGCCGCCCGAGAACGCGACCGGCAACTTCACGAAGATCGTCCAGCGCGTGCCGGTGCGCGTGCATCTCGATCCGCAGCCGGGCCTCGAGCGCGTGCTGCGCCCCGGCCTGTCGGCGGTCGTGACCGTGCACACCGCGCACGCGAACTGA
- a CDS encoding MarR family winged helix-turn-helix transcriptional regulator: protein MNDTRIAHACNCLALRQATRFVTQLYERHLAPVGVTPAQFSIMANLTHRPGMLMSELAETLVMDRTTLLRALKPLQRDGLVAAAASEHDARAHALGLTALGASTFAQAKIAWQAAQDEFETQFGKGRAKALREELFELTGKR, encoded by the coding sequence ATGAACGACACCCGGATTGCCCACGCCTGCAACTGCCTCGCGCTGCGCCAGGCGACGCGCTTCGTCACGCAACTGTACGAACGTCATCTGGCCCCGGTCGGCGTCACGCCCGCGCAGTTCTCGATCATGGCGAACCTGACGCATCGGCCCGGCATGCTGATGAGCGAGCTGGCCGAGACGCTCGTGATGGATCGCACGACGCTGCTGCGCGCGCTGAAGCCGTTGCAGCGCGACGGGCTCGTCGCGGCGGCCGCGTCCGAACACGATGCGCGTGCGCATGCGCTCGGTCTGACCGCGCTCGGCGCCAGCACGTTTGCGCAGGCGAAGATCGCGTGGCAGGCGGCGCAGGACGAGTTCGAGACGCAGTTCGGCAAGGGCCGCGCGAAGGCGTTGCGCGAAGAACTGTTCGAACTGACCGGCAAGCGGTAA
- a CDS encoding TIGR02594 family protein, protein MPVALAELGIRRHPPGSINPRIVEYNNQTNLVGYDDKISWCSSFVNWCMTRAGIRGTGSALARSWFEWGRPLDKPVYGCIAVLTRDDPASWKGHVGFYLRHDDEHVHLFGGNQLDEVRELAYPLGEVIGYRWPDAG, encoded by the coding sequence ATGCCCGTCGCCCTGGCCGAACTCGGCATCCGCCGCCACCCGCCCGGCAGCATCAACCCGCGCATCGTCGAATACAACAACCAGACGAACCTGGTCGGCTACGACGACAAGATTTCGTGGTGCTCGTCGTTCGTCAACTGGTGCATGACGCGCGCCGGGATTCGCGGCACGGGCTCCGCGCTCGCGCGGTCGTGGTTCGAATGGGGCAGGCCGCTGGACAAGCCGGTCTACGGCTGCATCGCCGTGCTGACGCGTGACGATCCGGCGAGCTGGAAGGGCCATGTCGGGTTCTACCTGCGTCACGACGACGAGCACGTGCATCTGTTCGGCGGCAACCAGCTCGACGAGGTGCGCGAGCTTGCGTATCCGCTCGGCGAGGTAATCGGATACCGCTGGCCCGACGCCGGATAA
- a CDS encoding LysE family translocator — MSYLPQLAAVGGVMLLACVSPGPDLIAVSSHALGNRRAGLLAALGIASSHAVWAAMAIFGLGLVVAKLAWLYEAIRIAGAAYLIYLGIKTLSSLRQSAQQPEAARQPAVRGGAHAYRKGLLVGLTNPKAAAFFGSLFVTLLPAHAPAWVHGATLAVVVAVSLTWFCTVAVLFSTNRVQVGYARLRKPIDAVMGTILLGLGAKLALDR; from the coding sequence ATGAGCTATCTTCCCCAACTCGCCGCAGTCGGCGGCGTGATGTTGCTGGCCTGCGTCAGCCCCGGCCCCGACCTGATCGCCGTGTCGTCCCATGCGCTCGGCAACCGCCGCGCCGGCCTGCTGGCCGCGCTGGGCATCGCGTCGTCGCATGCCGTCTGGGCGGCGATGGCGATCTTCGGGCTCGGGCTGGTCGTCGCGAAGCTCGCGTGGCTGTACGAGGCGATCCGCATCGCGGGCGCCGCCTACCTGATCTACCTCGGCATCAAGACGCTGTCGAGCCTGCGTCAGTCGGCGCAGCAGCCGGAAGCCGCGCGCCAGCCGGCCGTGCGCGGCGGCGCGCATGCGTATCGCAAAGGCTTGCTGGTCGGCCTGACGAACCCGAAGGCCGCCGCATTCTTCGGCAGCCTGTTCGTCACGCTGCTGCCCGCGCATGCGCCGGCATGGGTGCACGGCGCGACGCTGGCCGTGGTCGTCGCGGTGTCGCTGACGTGGTTCTGCACGGTCGCCGTGCTGTTCTCGACGAATCGCGTGCAGGTCGGCTATGCCAGGCTGCGCAAGCCGATCGACGCGGTGATGGGAACGATCCTGCTCGGGCTCGGCGCGAAGCTGGCGCTCGATCGCTAA